The following coding sequences are from one Triticum aestivum cultivar Chinese Spring chromosome 5A, IWGSC CS RefSeq v2.1, whole genome shotgun sequence window:
- the LOC123106723 gene encoding NDR1/HIN1-like protein 26 → MSLITDDPDHSPRDCATKRRHHHHHHHHSGGWRQRRLLIAAASGAASLLALCIILWLTLRPSAPRFTLLAATATSSNASTGGGLVRLDAALMAHNPNARAAALYDGLRARASYAGFQLATAGPLPPFQQAQGEAVLSASLSSAAEATAEEAADGRSPALLRLRIEGRLRWKVAAWVSGECALAAECVAVAAPSQLRAVVVQGTECAVTIE, encoded by the coding sequence ATGTCCCTCATCACCGATGACCCCGACCACTCCCCGCGGGACTGCGCCACCaagcgccgccaccaccaccaccaccaccaccactccggTGGCTGGCGCCAGCGACGGCTGCTGAtcgcggcggcgtcgggcgcggcgtcGCTGCTGGCACTGTGTATCATCCTCTGGCTCACCCTCCGCCCCTCAGCTCCGCGCTTCACGCTGCTGGCCGCCACCGCAACCTCCTCCAACGCAAGCACCGGAGGCGGCCTCGTGCGCCTCGACGCGGCCCTCATGGCGCACAACCCCAACGCGCGAGCCGCCGCGCTCTACGACGGCCTCCGGGCGCGCGCCTCCTACGCGGGCTTCCAGCTCGCCACCGCCGGGCCCCTCCCGCCGTTCCAGCAGGCCCAGGGCGAAGCCGTGCTCTCCGCCTCCCTCTCCTCGGCGGCGGAGGCGACCGCGGAGGAAGCAGCCGATGGACGGTCACCGGCGTTGCTGAGGCTGCGCATAGAGGGGCGGCTCCGGTGGAAGGTGGCGGCCTGGGTGTCCGGCGAGTGTGCCCTCGCCGCCGAGTGCGTCGCCGTCGCGGCGCCGTCGCAGCTCAGGGCCGTCGTCGTGCAGGGCACCGAGTGCGCCGTCACCATCGAATGA